In the Streptomyces sp. 3214.6 genome, GCTTCGACCTGGTGCACGCCAGGCTCGTCCTGGTCCATGTGCCGGACCGGGACCGGGCGATGCGCTCGATGGTCAAGGCCCTGCGCCCCGGCGGACGGCTCCTGATCGAGGACGCCGACCCTGCCCTGCAACCCCTGCTCTGCCCCGACGAGCACGGCCCCGAACAGCAGCTCGCGAACCGTCTGCGACACGGCTTCCGCCAGCTCCTCGCCGGCCGGGGCGCCGACCTCTCCTACGGTCGCAAGCTCCCGCGTCTGCTCCGCGAGGCCGGGTTGCGCCGGGTCGAGGCCGACGCCTACTTCCCCGTCACCTCCCCCGCCTGTGCCGCGCTGGAGTCCGCGACGGTCCGACAGATCCGCGACGAGCTCGTTCGGGCGGGCCTCGCGACCGACGAGGACATCGACCGGCACCTGGCGAACGTCGCCGCCGGCGGCATGGACCTGGCCACCGCACCGATGATCTCCGCATGGGGCCGAAAGGCCTAGCAACCCACCCGCCGAACCCCGAGACGCCGAA is a window encoding:
- a CDS encoding methyltransferase, giving the protein MTRSDGYLLDNRQPEAGERFDAFAALFDATTFRHLEGLGIGPGWRCWEAGAGGSSVVSWLAKKVGPTGKVLATDIDTSRLASVARPPVEVRVHDLGAEEPPMEGFDLVHARLVLVHVPDRDRAMRSMVKALRPGGRLLIEDADPALQPLLCPDEHGPEQQLANRLRHGFRQLLAGRGADLSYGRKLPRLLREAGLRRVEADAYFPVTSPACAALESATVRQIRDELVRAGLATDEDIDRHLANVAAGGMDLATAPMISAWGRKA